The Oncorhynchus nerka isolate Pitt River linkage group LG15, Oner_Uvic_2.0, whole genome shotgun sequence genome contains the following window.
AAGCCAAGAGGATCCTCGAGATAGGCATGTTCACAGGGTATGGTGCTCTCTCAATGGCTGAAGGACTGCCCGAGGATGGGTCACTGGTTGCCTGTGAGATTGAGCAATATCTTAAAGAATTTGCTAAGCCCATATTTGACAGGTCTCCACATGGCAAGAAGATAACAGTGAAGATTGGTTCTGCCATGGATAGCTTGAAGGTGACTAACTACGTGTTGTGTAACTACATTGATTAAGTTTAGCCTGCAGTGATTACACATGTTAGTCTACTTGCATAATAACCACGTTATATAGTTACATGCATATACAATGCAAACCAAATCACTTAAAGGAACACAACTATTTGTAAGTGTAATAAATATGAGTACAATAAATAGccaattttatatatatatatatatataatatatataatatatataatataacaacCATTATACCTAAGTAAAAGGCTATACACAGTATCAGTGTATCTAGCTCATTGACAGTGAATGGTCCGGCTCTCTGATAATATTGTCTCTTTTAAAGGATCTGGCTGCAGCAGGCGAGCAGTTTGACATGGTCTTTATCGACGCAGACAAGAACAACTACATCAACTACTACAAGTTCATCCTGGACCACAACCTTCTACGGCTGAGTGGTGTGATATGTGTGGATAACTCCCTGTTCAAGGCTAAGGTCTACCTAAAGGATACCGCTGATGTCAACGGGCTGGCGCTTCGAGATTTTAACCAGTTTGTGAAGAGTGATCTTCGTGTGGAGCAGGTGAGTGGAGAGACATGGCTTGTAATCTGTCTAATTATTACTGGGTGTTTACTACTGTGTTAGTAAAGAAGGTTTTTCTTTTTGTAAGGTCATTGTCCCCCTCAGAGATGGCATCAGTATCATCCGCAGAGTACCCATGGCAACAGCATGTGCAGGCACACAGGTAACATATGacacatcctcagtcagaacCACACTTAGTGCCCGTGCTAAAAGGAAAAGAAAATGACTATCATTGTTGTCATTGACAGCTGTAGTTACGACCATGAGTCAAATGGTGACTTTACAGTACTTAAAAGCTCATACAGACTTTTCCCTTCACACTTATAACTCACTTGTGTGTGACTTGTCTCAGAGCAAGGTAACAGACGATGAGGTATTCCGGGGCTTGAACGGGAGGTCGATCCTGGACCGGATGCGTCtggacggcagggtggcctatGTGACGGGGGCAGGCCAAGGTATAGGCAGGGCGTTCGCACATGCCCTAGGAGAGGCCGGTGCCAAAGTGGCTGTGGTAGACCTGGACCAAGGGAAGGCTGAGGGCGTGGCAGAGGAGCTCACACTGAAAGGTAAGGCTTTGGCATTAGCACACACCACTGTGATTGTCACAATGTTGGATTTTCATATTAACCTTCCATGTATAACCAGCAGATGGTGCTCTACTGTCAGGGAAAAGTCAAGGAAATACTGTACATCATTGTTCCCCTACTAGCGGCCCAAGATttgaattgttttattttattattgttGGACATTATGTAAAAATACCCCCAcacataatagagagatatatgctacactgagtgtacaaaacattaggaacaccttcctaatattgaatttgcacccctcccttttgccctcagaacagcctcaattcatcagggcatggactctacaaggtgtcgaaagcgttccacagggttgCTGACCCATACTGActcccactgttgtgtcaagttggctgaaacccagcagcgttgcagttcttaactcaaaccggtgcgcctggcacctacaaaggcacttaaatctttgtctttcccattcaccctctgaatggcacatgcacacaatccatttctcaattGTAGCAAGGTTTAAAaatacttctttaacctgtctccttccctcctctacactgattgaagtggatttaacacgtgacatcaataagggatcatagctttcacctggtcagtctatcatggaaagagcaggtgttgctaatgttttgtacactcagtgtatgtgattGTATGCAAACGCAAGCCAATGATTGTTTTAGtgaaatattatatctgttttgaCTTCTTGCGGTCACTTtgtagtctacaaatgatttgtaattatgttccgaccCCCTGACCTTCCGCTCAAGAAACCATCGGCTGAATCTAGTTCATTATCCCTGTTGTATATTGTAATCTGATTGTATTATATTTTCAGACAAAACTTTAATCTGCACCACATGCACCACATATTGCATTTTAAATTGCCACTACTTTTTAATCCAGGGATAAATTGCATTGCGATTACTGCTGACATCAGCAAATCGTTAGATGTTGAGAGGATGATTGACAGCATTGTGTCCAAATGGGGAGTGATCCAAATAGCATGCAACAACGCAGGGATCAACATGAACTCAGCCAGTGAAGACACCAGTCTGGAAGAGTGGGACCAAACCTTTGATGTCAACTTGAgggggaccttcatgtgttgtcaggtgtgtgATTCCTCTACTGTATTCTGTTGTAAGCCTAGGCCACTTATAGGGGATGCCTGATCTGCACTATCATCTAGGATTGATGTGCCCAGCTGGTAATACACTTGTGTCCCCAGTGGACCGGCTGAATACAGTGTGAAATGGTGttggattttttaaaattaaaacatatttttcaaATTTTCCCCCCAACTGCCCGCCATTTAAAGCTTGTTAAAGAGGAAAATGATGCCTTTGCAGCCTGACTGCAGGATGCTTTATGTACGAGCCGGTCCACGGGGGACACAAGTGTATTAACGGTTGGGCACATCAATCCAAGACGATAGTGCACATCTAGAGCCCACTATTGGCAGCCTAGGCTAGTATGCTACTGTAGGCCTGTGTGATCTATTTCATTACTCAGAGGGTCATACCAGTGGCATAAGTGTCTGGAAAATCGGATACATGTACAGTTGTTTGCATTTGAGTTTACACGTCTAACTGTTTTGGGGGGGAATGACATGTAAATTACACATGGAATATATGAGAGTTTGAGTTAGGGTCTATGAGTAAGTATGAATAATAATGAAAAGTGTACACACAGGGTGTCAATACTAAAAGTGTGATGAATGTTTCTAATATGTGTCCATTCTCCCTGAATTCTTGCCTCAGGCTGTAGGTCGTGTGATGCTGAAGAAAGGATATGGGAAGATTATTAACACAGCGTCCATGGCCAGTCTAATAGGTTAGTGAATATTCTATCCTGTATGTTCCCTTTAGATTTCATCAACGTTTTAGAGGGAGAATGTCTTCCTTTCATCTCCATGTATGGTGAGTCAATGAGGAATGGTGAGTCAATGAAGAATGGTGAGTCAAGTGAAGAATAATGACCTGAGCTTTGTTGCTGCATTGATATGTCTCATATAGTACACTGAGAAGTACAGTAATGTAATACTCATCACAGTGATTTTGTGCACCTGAACATAATTGTATACGGTTTGTTTCTGTAGCGTTGCGAAACGACTTCAATGGGCTTGGTATTCTACAGTCTTGCCATTTCAGTGTACTTTAGTGAACTTAAAGTGACAGAGGAGGAAACTTGGTG
Protein-coding sequences here:
- the zgc:113054 gene encoding uncharacterized protein zgc:113054 isoform X2, with amino-acid sequence MQAAKVSDTPMEFMVDFLNKAKEIADSTANIPEELRVNLQKALDIACGLDGYLEKMSSQESAPLAELYQKTMEHDWDKVFEEGKTQFRLPKECITGHVEGQTLKMLVHMSKAKRILEIGMFTGYGALSMAEGLPEDGSLVACEIEQYLKEFAKPIFDRSPHGKKITVKIGSAMDSLKDLAAAGEQFDMVFIDADKNNYINYYKFILDHNLLRLSGVICVDNSLFKAKVYLKDTADVNGLALRDFNQFVKSDLRVEQVIVPLRDGISIIRRVPMATACAGTQSKVTDDEVFRGLNGRSILDRMRLDGRVAYVTGAGQGIGRAFAHALGEAGAKVAVVDLDQGKAEGVAEELTLKGINMNSASEDTSLEEWDQTFDVNLRGTFMCCQAVGRVMLKKGYGKIINTASMASLIVPHPQKQLAYNTSKAGVVKLTQTLGTEWIDRGVRVNCISPGIVDTPLIHSESLRPLVQRWLSDIPAGRLALVTDLQAAVVYLASDASDYMTGHNLVIEGGQSLW
- the zgc:113054 gene encoding uncharacterized protein zgc:113054 isoform X1, with translation MQAAKVSDTPMEFMVDFLNKAKEIADSTANIPEELRVNLQKALDIACGLDGYLEKMSSQESAPLAELYQKTMEHDWDKVFEEGKTQFRLPKECITGHVEGQTLKMLVHMSKAKRILEIGMFTGYGALSMAEGLPEDGSLVACEIEQYLKEFAKPIFDRSPHGKKITVKIGSAMDSLKDLAAAGEQFDMVFIDADKNNYINYYKFILDHNLLRLSGVICVDNSLFKAKVYLKDTADVNGLALRDFNQFVKSDLRVEQVIVPLRDGISIIRRVPMATACAGTQSKVTDDEVFRGLNGRSILDRMRLDGRVAYVTGAGQGIGRAFAHALGEAGAKVAVVDLDQGKAEGVAEELTLKGINCIAITADISKSLDVERMIDSIVSKWGVIQIACNNAGINMNSASEDTSLEEWDQTFDVNLRGTFMCCQAVGRVMLKKGYGKIINTASMASLIVPHPQKQLAYNTSKAGVVKLTQTLGTEWIDRGVRVNCISPGIVDTPLIHSESLRPLVQRWLSDIPAGRLALVTDLQAAVVYLASDASDYMTGHNLVIEGGQSLW